The proteins below come from a single Pedobacter aquae genomic window:
- a CDS encoding carboxy terminal-processing peptidase: protein MNTSLTGFEKIKDMLRRVFSGILIAATVACTATPRIIKDVPGSNNLKPDEQQALITKEIAELVTSFNYKKLSLNDSLGGVIYDNYLKSLDPNRNYFLAADIAEFAQFRSNFDDDLKAGDLTAPFYMFNVYQKRYNERMTFSIKNLNNNFDFTKKEDYLFSREKSPWFKDMAESDANWIKKVKYDYLNLKLTQKADTAIKSSLKKRYENLITQSSKINNQDAFQVIMTAFTESIDPHTSYFNPTNAANFNIDMSRSLEGIGATLSSENEFVTIKSIVTGGPADKSKQLKIDDKIIGVAQGNEEFVDVIGWRLDNAISLIRGKKGTIVRLKILSKEQDMSAKPKIVEMVREKIILEDQSAKKSIKTVTRDGKSYKYGIIEIPAFYADWKAMQAGDPNYKSTTRDVKLLLDSLKQQNVDAVVIDLRTNGGGSLVEAIDLTGLFITTGPVVQVRDLRNKVEVDSDDNPSVVWDGPLAVMVDRFSASASEIFAGAIQDYGRGIVIGNTTYGKGTVQSAIDMRRVNPNLGEKGGQINLTTGKFYRVSGSSTQHKGVTPDIEFPAIFPADKYGESAEPAALPWDEIKSSNYTKIKDLSKDISSLKAMHQQRMKTSQEFKFLLEDIEEFKRRDKENSVPLNEEALKKQRESLEQKSFAQENARRVSRGLPALKKGESKPAKEETFDFMQLEALQILTDFIGFIKVAKVK, encoded by the coding sequence ATGAATACTTCTCTCACGGGATTTGAAAAGATAAAAGATATGTTAAGAAGAGTTTTTTCGGGGATTTTAATAGCGGCTACCGTAGCTTGTACCGCAACACCTAGAATTATAAAAGATGTTCCGGGTTCTAACAACCTAAAACCTGATGAGCAGCAAGCTTTAATTACCAAAGAAATTGCCGAGCTGGTTACCAGTTTCAATTATAAAAAGTTGAGTTTGAATGATTCTTTAGGTGGTGTTATTTATGATAACTACTTAAAAAGTTTAGATCCTAATCGTAATTATTTTTTAGCTGCTGATATTGCGGAGTTCGCTCAGTTTAGATCTAATTTTGATGATGATTTAAAAGCTGGCGACTTAACAGCACCTTTTTACATGTTTAATGTATACCAAAAGAGGTATAATGAAAGGATGACTTTCTCTATCAAAAACCTAAATAATAATTTTGATTTTACTAAGAAAGAAGATTATTTGTTTAGTCGCGAAAAATCTCCTTGGTTTAAAGACATGGCAGAAAGTGATGCCAATTGGATAAAAAAAGTAAAGTATGATTATTTAAATCTGAAACTTACACAGAAAGCAGATACGGCAATAAAATCATCTTTGAAGAAGCGTTATGAGAACTTAATTACACAATCTTCAAAAATCAATAATCAAGATGCTTTTCAGGTAATTATGACGGCCTTTACCGAGTCTATAGACCCGCATACCAGTTATTTTAATCCGACAAACGCTGCCAATTTTAATATCGATATGTCTAGATCTTTAGAAGGTATTGGAGCAACTTTATCATCAGAAAACGAATTTGTAACCATTAAAAGCATTGTTACCGGTGGCCCAGCAGATAAAAGCAAGCAATTAAAAATTGATGATAAGATTATTGGTGTAGCGCAAGGTAATGAAGAGTTTGTAGATGTTATTGGTTGGAGATTAGACAATGCCATTTCATTAATTAGAGGTAAGAAAGGTACTATTGTTCGTCTGAAAATCTTGTCTAAAGAGCAAGACATGTCTGCCAAGCCAAAAATTGTAGAAATGGTTCGAGAGAAAATTATATTAGAAGATCAATCTGCAAAAAAATCAATTAAAACCGTTACCAGAGATGGTAAAAGCTATAAATATGGTATTATAGAAATTCCAGCTTTTTATGCAGATTGGAAAGCTATGCAAGCCGGTGACCCCAATTATAAATCAACCACAAGAGACGTGAAATTACTTTTAGACAGCTTAAAACAACAAAATGTTGATGCTGTAGTGATAGATTTAAGAACAAACGGTGGGGGCTCATTAGTAGAAGCTATAGATTTAACGGGCTTATTTATTACTACTGGCCCTGTGGTACAGGTTAGAGATTTAAGAAATAAAGTAGAAGTAGATAGCGATGATAACCCAAGTGTAGTATGGGATGGTCCGTTGGCAGTAATGGTAGATAGGTTTAGTGCCTCAGCATCAGAAATTTTTGCAGGTGCTATACAAGATTACGGTCGTGGTATTGTAATAGGTAATACCACCTACGGTAAGGGTACAGTACAATCTGCTATTGATATGCGTAGGGTAAACCCTAATTTGGGCGAGAAAGGTGGTCAAATTAACCTTACAACAGGTAAATTTTATCGCGTTAGCGGAAGCTCAACGCAACATAAAGGTGTAACGCCAGATATCGAGTTTCCGGCTATTTTCCCTGCGGATAAATACGGCGAAAGTGCAGAACCTGCCGCCTTACCTTGGGATGAAATTAAGAGTAGTAATTACACAAAAATTAAAGACTTAAGTAAAGATATTAGCTCGCTTAAAGCAATGCATCAACAAAGAATGAAAACCAGTCAGGAATTTAAGTTTTTGTTAGAAGATATTGAAGAATTTAAAAGAAGAGATAAAGAAAACTCTGTTCCTTTAAACGAAGAAGCACTTAAAAAGCAACGTGAAAGCCTAGAGCAAAAAAGTTTTGCGCAAGAAAATGCCAGAAGAGTTAGCAGAGGTTTGCCAGCTTTAAAGAAAGGCGAATCTAAACCTGCAAAAGAAGAAACATTTGATTTTATGCAGCTAGAGGCTTTACAAATTCTAACAGATTTTATAGGATTTATCAAAGTAGCAAAAGTAAAATAA
- a CDS encoding HPP family protein, which produces MKKRLKRSYRVAKYVVYKQTIIDPIDHFWTFIGAFLGIATIGFFHNQKFNDLDNVFLIGSFGASAVLVFGATNSPLAQPRNLVGGHLLSAVIGVVIYKLLPDQIWISSALAVALSIVAMQMTKTMHPPGGATALIAIIGSERIKDLGFSYIISPVLSGIIILLLIALIVNNIPKGRNYPYKH; this is translated from the coding sequence GTGAAAAAGAGATTGAAAAGAAGTTACCGCGTTGCTAAATATGTTGTTTATAAACAAACCATTATAGACCCCATTGACCATTTTTGGACTTTTATAGGTGCTTTTTTGGGTATTGCTACCATAGGTTTTTTTCATAACCAAAAGTTTAACGATTTAGATAATGTTTTCCTGATAGGTTCTTTTGGTGCATCGGCGGTATTGGTTTTTGGTGCAACTAATAGTCCGTTGGCACAACCTAGAAACTTGGTTGGCGGGCATCTTTTATCAGCCGTTATAGGCGTGGTTATTTATAAACTTTTGCCAGATCAAATCTGGATTTCATCAGCCTTAGCTGTAGCCCTATCTATAGTGGCTATGCAAATGACTAAAACCATGCACCCGCCTGGTGGGGCAACGGCGTTAATTGCTATTATTGGCTCTGAAAGGATAAAAGACCTCGGTTTTAGCTATATTATTTCTCCGGTTTTAAGCGGTATTATCATTTTATTATTGATAGCCTTAATTGTTAACAACATCCCGAAAGGAAGAAATTACCCTTATAAACATTAA
- the pepT gene encoding peptidase T: MDIRYQVIERFLRYVQIDTQSNPYSETVPSTAKQKNLGRLLVKELQEIGLQDAEMDENGYVYASIPSNTDKQVPVIFFCSHMDTSPDCSGENVKPIIHKNYQGEDIILPDDASVILKMTEHPDLTHQIGNDIITASGKTLLGADNKAGLAEIMDAVNFLVNHPELKHGEIKVLFTPDEEIGRGVDHVNLAKLKADFGYTIDGETLGSFEDETFSADGMTVHIQGVSAHPGFAKNKMESAIKIAADIVAALPKNLSPEHTSGKQGFIHPVAIKGEVEEAVIEFIIRDFDDSMLLTYEELVKKISLKVVENYPSAQVTFTVKEQYRNMKNIIAQYPKVSDYALEAIQRAGIKPKAQSIRGGTDGSRLSFMGLPCPNIFAGEHAFHSKQEWVSVQDMEAAVRTIIHLALIWEEKA, from the coding sequence ATGGATATACGCTATCAAGTTATAGAGCGATTTTTAAGATACGTTCAAATAGATACACAATCTAATCCTTATTCTGAAACCGTTCCATCTACAGCAAAACAGAAAAATCTTGGGAGATTATTGGTTAAAGAATTACAAGAAATAGGTCTTCAAGATGCAGAAATGGATGAAAATGGTTATGTATACGCCAGTATCCCTTCTAATACAGATAAGCAAGTTCCGGTTATATTTTTCTGCTCGCACATGGATACTTCTCCAGATTGCTCTGGCGAAAATGTAAAACCTATTATCCATAAAAATTATCAAGGTGAAGATATTATTTTGCCTGATGATGCTTCGGTTATCTTAAAAATGACTGAACATCCAGATTTAACTCATCAAATTGGAAATGATATCATCACGGCAAGTGGAAAAACTTTGCTAGGTGCCGATAATAAAGCTGGCCTTGCTGAAATTATGGATGCAGTTAACTTTTTAGTCAATCATCCAGAACTTAAACATGGTGAAATTAAAGTTTTATTTACCCCCGATGAAGAAATTGGAAGGGGGGTAGACCATGTAAATTTAGCTAAGCTTAAAGCTGATTTTGGTTATACCATTGATGGTGAAACTTTGGGTTCTTTTGAAGATGAAACTTTCTCTGCCGATGGCATGACAGTTCATATTCAAGGCGTAAGTGCTCATCCTGGTTTTGCAAAAAACAAAATGGAAAGCGCCATTAAAATAGCGGCCGATATCGTAGCGGCATTACCCAAAAATTTATCGCCTGAGCATACCAGTGGTAAACAAGGTTTTATTCATCCCGTAGCTATAAAAGGCGAAGTTGAAGAAGCTGTGATAGAATTTATTATCCGCGATTTTGATGATAGCATGCTACTAACGTATGAGGAATTGGTAAAGAAAATCTCTTTAAAAGTAGTAGAAAACTACCCTTCTGCTCAAGTAACTTTTACAGTAAAGGAGCAATATCGTAACATGAAAAACATCATTGCACAATATCCTAAAGTGAGTGATTATGCTTTAGAAGCCATCCAAAGAGCGGGGATAAAACCTAAAGCCCAAAGTATTAGAGGTGGTACAGATGGTTCTCGTTTATCTTTTATGGGTTTGCCTTGCCCAAATATTTTTGCAGGCGAACATGCTTTCCATAGCAAGCAAGAATGGGTTAGCGTTCAGGATATGGAAGCAGCCGTAAGAACCATTATTCATTTGGCACTTATTTGGGAAGAAAAAGCCTAA
- a CDS encoding MmcQ/YjbR family DNA-binding protein codes for MNIESLRNYCLSLKGTTESFPFGDDTLVFKIVNKVFLLASLTEPCSFNVKCDPEKAIQLRESFSEVIPGYHMNKKHWNTVYYNGSLSDKQLTEMIDHSYQLVLKSLPKKQQEEINNL; via the coding sequence ATGAACATTGAAAGTTTAAGAAATTACTGCCTTAGTCTAAAAGGCACTACCGAGTCTTTCCCTTTCGGGGATGATACCTTGGTTTTTAAAATCGTAAACAAAGTATTTTTATTAGCTAGTTTAACAGAGCCTTGCAGCTTTAACGTAAAATGCGACCCAGAAAAAGCTATACAACTTAGAGAAAGTTTTAGCGAAGTTATACCCGGCTACCACATGAATAAAAAACATTGGAATACGGTTTATTACAACGGCAGCCTTTCTGATAAACAACTTACAGAAATGATAGACCATTCTTACCAATTGGTTCTAAAAAGTTTACCCAAAAAACAACAAGAAGAAATTAATAATCTTTAA
- a CDS encoding rhomboid family intramembrane serine protease, whose protein sequence is MLDILNETPVAAIIFIFTIVTSIYAFNNDAVYGKFMLHPYSVAKGKNLYQLISSGFIHKDWSHLIFNMLSYYFFAFNLEKIMGHWQFGLLYMVSLILSDLPTVQRHKDHFWYNSLGASGAVCAVVFSFIVFAPLTKMIIFPLPIPIPAVIYGFLFLIYTSYAGRRSNDGINHDAHFYGAITGVLITIILYPRAIAHFINSISAGLAS, encoded by the coding sequence ATGTTAGATATCTTAAATGAAACGCCTGTAGCGGCCATCATATTTATTTTTACCATTGTTACCAGTATTTATGCTTTTAATAACGACGCTGTTTATGGTAAGTTTATGCTTCATCCATACAGTGTTGCAAAAGGAAAAAATTTATACCAACTTATTAGCAGTGGTTTTATCCATAAAGATTGGTCGCACCTGATATTTAACATGCTTTCTTATTATTTCTTTGCCTTTAACCTAGAAAAAATAATGGGGCATTGGCAATTTGGCTTATTGTATATGGTGAGTTTAATTTTAAGCGATTTACCAACCGTACAAAGGCATAAAGACCATTTCTGGTATAACAGCTTAGGCGCATCAGGTGCAGTTTGCGCTGTGGTTTTTAGTTTTATCGTTTTTGCGCCGCTAACCAAGATGATTATTTTCCCGCTGCCTATCCCAATACCAGCAGTTATTTATGGTTTCTTGTTTTTAATTTATACCTCGTATGCCGGTAGAAGATCTAATGATGGCATTAACCACGATGCCCATTTTTATGGTGCTATAACAGGAGTTTTAATTACCATTATTTTATACCCAAGAGCTATTGCTCATTTTATAAATAGTATATCGGCAGGTTTAGCCTCTTAA
- a CDS encoding diacylglycerol/polyprenol kinase family protein: MNVPDIEKFIPSLDLIYHLGLYLFAYVALAVLLVSVLKAKFNIKTAYSRKIYHFLIFTAAAVLQVFYGLPAAVLMGVIVFLWVIFAVLKGKSSFFYQALAREKDEPHADRFIIIPLFATAIGGVLSNLFFPGFAFIGYLVGGWGDAIGEPVGSRWGKHSYQVPSMFGIKATRTYEGSLAIFIVSALICFLIYRFYGYQLHSAIVYAMVCAFIATLVEAFSSHGLDNLTMQLSAAAASYYLLT; this comes from the coding sequence ATGAATGTACCAGATATAGAAAAATTTATCCCATCATTAGATTTAATTTATCATTTGGGATTATACCTATTTGCTTATGTTGCTTTAGCTGTTTTATTGGTTTCTGTACTTAAAGCTAAGTTCAATATCAAAACAGCCTATTCACGTAAAATTTATCATTTCCTCATCTTTACTGCGGCAGCCGTTTTACAAGTCTTTTATGGGTTGCCAGCAGCCGTTTTAATGGGTGTTATCGTTTTTCTTTGGGTGATATTTGCCGTTCTAAAGGGTAAAAGCAGTTTTTTCTATCAGGCATTAGCCAGAGAGAAAGATGAACCTCATGCTGATAGATTCATTATCATACCTTTATTTGCTACAGCTATTGGCGGTGTTTTAAGTAATTTATTTTTCCCTGGTTTTGCTTTTATAGGTTATTTGGTAGGTGGCTGGGGCGATGCTATTGGCGAACCTGTGGGCTCTAGATGGGGGAAGCACTCTTATCAAGTGCCAAGTATGTTTGGTATAAAAGCTACCAGAACTTATGAAGGTTCTTTAGCTATTTTTATAGTAAGCGCACTTATTTGTTTTTTAATATACCGCTTTTATGGGTATCAATTGCATAGCGCAATAGTTTACGCCATGGTTTGTGCTTTTATAGCCACTTTAGTTGAGGCTTTTAGCAGCCATGGTTTAGATAATCTTACTATGCAATTAAGCGCTGCCGCAGCAAGTTATTATTTACTCACTTAA
- a CDS encoding MFS transporter produces the protein MLLPELPSYLSSLGGAEYKGLIIALFTLTAGISRPFSGKLTDKIGRIPIMAVGSLVCFVCGFLYPILTSVAGFLFLRLIHGFSTGFKPTATAAYVADLVPSTRWGEAMGIHGLAFSTGMAIGPAIGSAITLYYAIDILFYCSSLFALLSILILFNMKETLTTKEAFKWTFMTINKSEIINKQAMPVFWVTLFSYVSYGALITLIPDWSGHIGIKNKGLFFMVFTIASLLMRFIAGKVSDQYGRKPVLRVSIILLCVSLTWLATWQTTMGFITGSIIYGMATGMFSPAISAWAIDLSDDDKRGKSVATMYIALEAGIGLGALFAGWFFRDIISRVPLVFYGAAFCNFLALLYLLAYMKKSEK, from the coding sequence ATGCTTTTACCAGAACTACCTTCTTATTTAAGTAGCTTGGGTGGTGCAGAGTATAAAGGATTAATCATCGCCTTGTTTACCTTAACAGCCGGAATATCAAGACCTTTTAGTGGAAAATTAACAGACAAAATTGGCCGAATCCCTATTATGGCGGTGGGCTCTTTGGTTTGTTTCGTTTGCGGGTTTTTATATCCCATTTTAACTAGCGTTGCCGGATTTTTATTTCTAAGATTGATACATGGTTTCTCTACAGGTTTTAAACCTACCGCAACAGCGGCTTACGTGGCAGATTTAGTTCCCTCAACCCGATGGGGAGAAGCTATGGGTATACATGGTTTAGCTTTTAGCACAGGTATGGCTATTGGACCAGCTATTGGTAGCGCTATTACCTTGTATTATGCTATTGATATTCTATTTTACTGCTCTTCTTTATTCGCGTTACTTTCTATCCTGATTTTGTTTAATATGAAAGAAACTTTAACTACTAAAGAGGCTTTCAAGTGGACTTTCATGACCATCAATAAATCAGAAATTATAAACAAACAAGCCATGCCTGTATTTTGGGTAACGCTTTTTAGTTATGTAAGCTATGGCGCTTTAATAACGCTTATCCCCGATTGGAGTGGGCATATTGGAATCAAAAACAAAGGTTTGTTCTTTATGGTATTTACCATTGCGTCTTTATTAATGAGGTTTATTGCAGGTAAAGTTTCTGACCAATATGGCCGTAAACCAGTCTTAAGAGTTTCTATTATCTTACTTTGCGTATCGCTTACTTGGCTAGCCACATGGCAAACAACTATGGGTTTCATTACAGGTTCTATCATTTATGGTATGGCAACTGGTATGTTCTCTCCTGCTATTTCTGCTTGGGCTATTGATTTAAGTGATGATGATAAACGCGGAAAATCTGTAGCCACCATGTATATTGCCTTAGAAGCAGGTATTGGCTTGGGCGCTCTTTTTGCCGGCTGGTTTTTTAGAGATATCATCTCTAGAGTTCCCTTGGTATTTTATGGTGCTGCATTTTGTAATTTCTTAGCCTTACTTTATTTATTGGCTTATATGAAAAAGAGCGAAAAGTAA
- a CDS encoding glycoside hydrolase family 3 protein, which produces MKKIICLISLALSFSLLQAQTKVPYISTVNATNRWVDSVFKKLTRNEKIGQLFMVRAHTNLGKAYSDSVAKVIAKQHLGGVVFFQGGPKRQALLSNQYQSLSKKVPLMIAQDAEWGLGMRLDSTLSYPYQMTLGAIQNNNLIYKMGQMVAKDLKRLGVHINFAPVMDVNNNPRNPVINYRSFGENKYNVANKSIAYMKGMQDAGLFTTAKHFPGHGDTDVDSHYDLPLLSFSKQRLDSLEMYPFKQAIAAGLNGVMVAHMSIPALDNTKNLPSTLSKPIITNLLKNDLNFKGLVFSDAMDMKGVVKFFPNGEADVKAIIAGLDVIELSQDSEKAIHLIRKSIRKHQLTWDDIDQKVKRILAAKYWMNLHQYQAVDTTKLVEALNSAESKVLVQELTDAAVTVLKGSENFPIATDFVRKMAILSIGPKDPTTFSETMKRFFPDATLFIIPKDISLKELETVKTEIAKFGQLVMAIHDTRLRPAGTLDYQNNLKLFIADMTKFNPITVVFANPYTLAGLPGIEQSKALVLGYQNSKEMQSSAARVILGKLNAKGKLPVTINAYYKFGAGEVK; this is translated from the coding sequence ATGAAGAAAATAATATGTTTAATAAGCTTAGCGCTGAGTTTTTCTTTACTTCAAGCACAAACTAAAGTCCCTTATATCAGTACCGTAAATGCCACTAACCGCTGGGTAGATTCTGTTTTTAAAAAACTTACCCGTAACGAGAAAATTGGTCAATTATTTATGGTAAGAGCACATACCAATTTAGGGAAAGCTTATTCAGATTCTGTTGCTAAAGTTATTGCCAAACAACATTTAGGTGGGGTAGTATTTTTTCAAGGTGGCCCAAAAAGACAGGCTTTACTAAGCAACCAATACCAAAGTTTATCTAAAAAAGTGCCTTTAATGATAGCTCAAGATGCCGAGTGGGGCTTGGGAATGCGCTTAGATAGCACTTTATCTTATCCTTATCAAATGACATTAGGCGCTATCCAAAACAATAATTTAATTTATAAAATGGGGCAAATGGTAGCCAAAGATTTAAAACGCTTAGGTGTTCATATCAATTTTGCCCCGGTTATGGATGTTAATAACAACCCTAGAAATCCGGTAATTAACTACCGCTCTTTTGGCGAAAATAAATATAACGTTGCCAATAAAAGCATTGCCTATATGAAGGGTATGCAAGATGCTGGCTTATTTACAACCGCTAAACACTTCCCAGGTCATGGCGATACTGATGTTGATTCTCATTACGATTTACCCTTATTATCTTTCAGCAAACAAAGGCTAGACTCGTTAGAAATGTATCCATTTAAACAAGCTATAGCCGCAGGTTTAAACGGTGTAATGGTAGCGCATATGAGTATCCCAGCCTTAGATAATACTAAAAATCTGCCTTCAACACTTTCTAAGCCCATCATTACCAATCTGCTTAAAAATGATTTAAACTTTAAAGGATTGGTTTTTTCTGACGCCATGGATATGAAAGGCGTAGTTAAATTTTTCCCTAATGGCGAAGCCGATGTAAAAGCTATTATAGCGGGTTTAGATGTGATAGAACTTTCTCAGGATTCTGAAAAAGCTATCCATCTCATTCGGAAATCCATCAGAAAACACCAATTAACTTGGGATGATATTGACCAAAAAGTAAAACGCATTTTGGCTGCTAAATACTGGATGAACTTACACCAATACCAAGCCGTAGACACTACAAAACTTGTGGAGGCTTTGAATAGCGCAGAATCTAAAGTTCTAGTACAAGAACTAACAGATGCTGCTGTAACAGTGTTAAAAGGTTCTGAAAACTTCCCTATTGCAACAGATTTTGTTAGGAAAATGGCTATACTAAGTATTGGGCCAAAAGACCCAACAACTTTTTCAGAAACCATGAAACGCTTTTTCCCTGATGCTACTTTATTCATCATCCCAAAAGATATCAGCCTAAAAGAATTAGAAACCGTAAAAACAGAAATAGCAAAATTTGGACAGCTTGTAATGGCTATTCACGATACCAGATTACGCCCAGCTGGCACTTTAGATTATCAAAATAATTTAAAGCTGTTTATTGCTGATATGACCAAATTTAACCCCATTACAGTAGTTTTTGCAAACCCATATACTTTAGCCGGTTTACCCGGAATAGAGCAGTCTAAAGCCTTGGTACTAGGTTATCAAAACAGTAAAGAAATGCAATCTTCTGCTGCAAGGGTCATTTTAGGAAAACTAAACGCTAAAGGGAAACTACCTGTTACCATAAATGCTTACTATAAATTTGGTGCTGGCGAGGTAAAATAA